One part of the Maritimibacter sp. DP1N21-5 genome encodes these proteins:
- a CDS encoding SDR family NAD(P)-dependent oxidoreductase — protein sequence MTHSLFDLTGRTALVTGSTRGIGKAIAMAYAEAGANVVISSRKADACDAVADEINALEGGRATPIAANISEDADIDRLVSETEKQVGAVDILVCNAAVNPYMGPFLDTPDDAFDKTIAVNIRSNMRLCRAVVPGMQARRDGAIVIISSIAAFKGSRNLGIYAVTKAADTQIVRNLATAYGRDNIRVNGIAPAVVKTKFASALYEDPEREKAIARSYSLKRLGEPDDIAGAALYFGSRAGAWTTGQTLIVDGGWSIEENV from the coding sequence ATGACCCATTCGCTCTTTGACCTGACCGGCAGGACCGCCCTCGTCACCGGGTCCACGCGCGGGATCGGCAAGGCCATCGCCATGGCCTATGCCGAAGCCGGGGCCAATGTGGTCATCTCCTCGCGCAAGGCCGACGCCTGTGACGCGGTGGCGGATGAGATCAACGCGCTCGAGGGTGGCCGCGCCACCCCCATCGCCGCCAATATCTCGGAAGATGCCGATATCGACCGGCTGGTGAGCGAGACAGAGAAACAGGTGGGCGCGGTCGACATCCTCGTCTGCAACGCCGCCGTGAACCCCTATATGGGGCCCTTCCTCGACACCCCCGACGATGCCTTCGACAAGACGATTGCCGTGAACATCCGCTCCAACATGCGGCTCTGCCGCGCGGTAGTTCCGGGGATGCAGGCCCGGCGGGATGGGGCCATCGTCATCATCTCTTCCATCGCGGCCTTCAAGGGCTCGCGTAACCTCGGCATCTATGCCGTGACCAAGGCGGCGGACACCCAGATCGTGCGCAACCTCGCCACGGCCTATGGCCGTGACAACATCCGGGTGAACGGGATCGCGCCGGCCGTCGTGAAGACCAAATTCGCCTCGGCGCTTTACGAGGACCCTGAACGCGAGAAGGCCATCGCGCGGTCCTATTCCCTCAAGCGGCTGGGCGAGCCCGACGATATCGCCGGTGCGGCGCTTTATTTCGGCTCTCGGGCGGGGGCCTGGACCACGGGGCAGACGCTCATCGTCGATGGCGGCTGGTCCATTGAGGAAAACGTCTAG
- a CDS encoding NADP-dependent oxidoreductase produces the protein MSVTAKQIVLASRPGGAVSAENFRLEEVTLRAPAEGEVVVRVTALSLDPYMRGRMDAAKSYAAPVEVDAVMEGGTVGEVIESNAPGLEVGDKVFGMTGWTTHSVQKAKLLRKLPDGIPETTALGVLGMPGFTGWYGLTAIGQPKEGETLVVAAATGPVGSMVGQYAKHKGLHVVGIAGGEKKCAHAKEVFGFDECLDHRTFADAKNAREQIAAACPDGIDIYFENVGGTVLEGVLPNLNVFGRMPICGMVAWYDGAASAERYDLPKLWRTLLVQRAVAHGFIISDHWDKFPAFLEEVAPLVANGTIKYTEDVAEGLENAPETFMSMLKGGNFGKQVVKIG, from the coding sequence ATGTCCGTAACTGCGAAGCAAATCGTGCTGGCGAGCCGCCCGGGCGGGGCAGTGTCCGCCGAGAATTTCCGGCTGGAAGAAGTGACGCTGCGGGCGCCGGCCGAGGGCGAGGTCGTGGTGCGTGTCACGGCCTTGTCGCTCGACCCCTACATGCGGGGCCGCATGGACGCGGCCAAGTCCTATGCCGCTCCTGTCGAGGTGGACGCGGTGATGGAGGGCGGCACCGTCGGTGAGGTCATCGAGTCGAACGCACCGGGCCTCGAGGTCGGGGACAAGGTCTTCGGCATGACCGGCTGGACCACCCATTCCGTGCAGAAGGCCAAGCTTCTGCGCAAACTGCCCGACGGCATCCCGGAAACCACCGCACTGGGCGTTCTCGGGATGCCCGGCTTCACCGGCTGGTATGGGCTGACCGCCATCGGACAGCCGAAAGAGGGCGAAACGCTCGTCGTGGCGGCCGCCACCGGACCGGTGGGCTCGATGGTCGGGCAATACGCGAAACACAAGGGTCTGCACGTCGTCGGTATCGCGGGAGGCGAGAAGAAATGCGCCCATGCGAAAGAGGTCTTCGGCTTTGACGAATGCCTCGATCACCGGACCTTTGCCGACGCGAAGAACGCCCGTGAACAGATCGCGGCGGCTTGTCCGGACGGGATCGACATCTATTTCGAAAACGTCGGCGGCACCGTGCTCGAAGGCGTTCTGCCCAATCTCAACGTGTTCGGCCGCATGCCGATCTGCGGTATGGTCGCCTGGTACGATGGGGCCGCAAGTGCCGAGCGCTACGACCTGCCCAAGCTTTGGCGCACGCTTCTGGTCCAACGCGCCGTGGCGCATGGCTTCATCATCTCGGACCACTGGGACAAGTTCCCGGCGTTTCTCGAAGAGGTCGCGCCGCTCGTCGCGAACGGCACGATCAAATACACCGAAGACGTGGCCGAGGGGCTAGAGAACGCGCCCGAGACCTTCATGTCGATGCTCAAGGGCGGCAACTTCGGCAAGCAGGTGGTCAAGATCGGATGA
- a CDS encoding long-chain-fatty-acid--CoA ligase, which translates to MLGMMMHRPLSIISLLEYAAEAHPDAGMVSVRTEGDIHRQTYRDCFRRAAQLAHALKALGIEDGDRVATLAWNGYRHLELYYAISGIGAVCHTINPRLSAEQATYIVNHAEDKVIFVDTHFVPIIAGLKDHLPKDLKVVIMTDRAHMPDTPFEALCYEELLEGKPDTYDWPELDENTAAGLCYTSGTTGNPKGALYSHRSNVLHALMVAAIMGPSLGQGVNVLPVVPLFHVNAWGLPYAAPLLGVNLIFPGAALDGENLFKLMESEKVYSAWGVPTVWMGLLAEIRKQGRKPSDLGDMVVGGSAAPRSMIKAFEELGVRVNHAWGMTEMSPIGTHGSQPPKVEALPLEEKLDVKQKQGRRCFGVDLKIVDENGQRQPHDGKAIGELFVRGNAVVSGYFRNEEASAKAMDAEGWFGTGDVASISPDGYLIIQDRAKDLIKSGGEWISSIDLENAAMSHPGVANCAAIGVAHPKWDERPVLVAVAAGETKPGLEELRDHMEAHFAKWQLPDDIIWVEALPLTATGKVSKLTLRQQLADYKHPEVA; encoded by the coding sequence ATGCTTGGCATGATGATGCATCGGCCGTTGTCGATCATCTCGCTGCTGGAATATGCGGCGGAAGCGCACCCGGACGCGGGTATGGTCTCGGTCCGGACCGAGGGCGACATCCACCGTCAGACCTACCGCGACTGTTTCCGACGCGCGGCGCAGCTGGCCCATGCGCTCAAGGCGCTGGGGATCGAGGACGGGGACAGGGTCGCGACGCTCGCCTGGAACGGCTACCGGCACCTCGAGCTTTACTATGCCATTTCCGGCATCGGCGCGGTCTGTCACACGATCAACCCGCGGCTGTCGGCCGAGCAGGCGACCTATATCGTTAATCACGCCGAGGATAAGGTGATCTTCGTCGACACCCATTTCGTGCCGATCATCGCCGGGCTGAAGGACCATCTGCCCAAGGACCTCAAGGTCGTGATCATGACCGACCGGGCGCATATGCCCGACACCCCCTTCGAGGCGCTGTGCTACGAGGAGCTTCTGGAGGGCAAGCCTGATACCTATGACTGGCCGGAGCTGGACGAGAACACGGCTGCCGGGCTTTGCTATACGTCGGGCACCACGGGCAATCCCAAGGGCGCGCTCTATTCGCATCGCTCGAACGTGCTTCACGCGCTCATGGTCGCCGCGATCATGGGGCCGTCGCTGGGACAGGGGGTCAACGTCCTTCCCGTCGTGCCGCTCTTTCACGTGAACGCCTGGGGCCTGCCCTATGCCGCGCCGCTTCTGGGGGTGAACCTGATCTTCCCGGGTGCCGCGCTCGACGGCGAGAACCTGTTCAAGCTGATGGAAAGCGAGAAGGTCTATTCGGCGTGGGGCGTTCCGACCGTGTGGATGGGCCTACTGGCCGAGATCAGGAAGCAGGGACGCAAGCCTTCGGACCTGGGCGACATGGTCGTCGGCGGTTCGGCCGCGCCACGGTCGATGATCAAGGCCTTCGAGGAGCTTGGCGTCCGTGTGAACCATGCCTGGGGCATGACCGAAATGTCGCCCATCGGCACGCATGGATCGCAACCGCCGAAGGTCGAGGCGCTTCCGCTCGAGGAAAAGCTCGACGTCAAGCAAAAGCAGGGCCGGCGCTGTTTCGGCGTGGACCTGAAGATCGTGGACGAGAACGGCCAGCGCCAGCCCCATGACGGCAAGGCCATCGGCGAGCTCTTCGTGCGCGGGAACGCGGTCGTGTCGGGATATTTCCGTAACGAGGAAGCCAGCGCCAAGGCGATGGATGCCGAGGGGTGGTTCGGGACCGGCGATGTCGCCTCGATCTCGCCCGACGGTTACCTGATCATCCAGGACCGCGCGAAGGACCTTATCAAGTCTGGCGGCGAGTGGATTTCCTCCATCGACCTCGAGAACGCGGCGATGAGCCATCCGGGGGTGGCCAATTGCGCGGCCATCGGCGTGGCCCATCCGAAATGGGACGAACGGCCCGTGCTCGTGGCCGTGGCAGCGGGGGAGACGAAGCCCGGCCTTGAAGAGCTGCGCGACCACATGGAGGCGCATTTCGCCAAATGGCAGTTGCCGGACGACATCATCTGGGTCGAGGCGCTGCCGCTGACCGCGACGGGAAAAGTGTCCAAATTGACACTCCGTCAGCAATTGGCGGACTACAAACACCCCGAGGTGGCGTGA
- a CDS encoding DUF1330 domain-containing protein has product MGYEIEMRLWVRPGEDAGFQDYGSRTVAIMARHGARLLDVARPDAVNGPQEILRLRFPSQEAFGAYREDPALAALSDLRARVVKKTEVTA; this is encoded by the coding sequence ATGGGATATGAAATCGAGATGCGCCTTTGGGTGCGGCCGGGCGAGGATGCCGGGTTTCAGGATTATGGCAGCCGGACCGTGGCCATCATGGCGCGGCACGGGGCGCGGCTCCTCGACGTCGCGCGGCCCGATGCGGTGAACGGCCCGCAGGAGATCCTGCGTCTGCGCTTTCCGTCGCAGGAGGCGTTCGGCGCCTATCGTGAGGATCCGGCCCTGGCCGCGCTGTCGGACCTGCGGGCGCGCGTGGTGAAGAAAACCGAAGTCACCGCCTGA
- a CDS encoding MarR family winged helix-turn-helix transcriptional regulator, which translates to MCDVAEDVSPELAELLTGNCYCLTARRASRRMLRLYDAAIAGTGVTMSQLAAMAWIKGMRAPTVQKLSRNMDLEQSAMSRLLMPLERDGLVIRADHAQDKRKKVLALTAAGETALETGAKAWAKAQRQVEAEMEADLATLMSGINALAAGQGLR; encoded by the coding sequence ATGTGCGACGTGGCGGAAGATGTTTCACCGGAACTGGCGGAACTGCTGACAGGGAACTGCTACTGCCTCACCGCGCGCCGGGCCTCGCGCCGGATGCTGCGCCTCTATGACGCCGCCATAGCGGGAACCGGCGTGACCATGTCGCAACTGGCCGCCATGGCCTGGATCAAAGGGATGCGCGCGCCGACGGTCCAGAAACTGTCGCGCAACATGGACCTCGAACAAAGCGCGATGTCCCGCCTTCTGATGCCGTTGGAGCGTGACGGGCTGGTAATCCGGGCCGACCACGCCCAAGACAAACGCAAGAAGGTCCTGGCGCTGACGGCTGCGGGAGAAACGGCGCTCGAGACCGGGGCCAAGGCCTGGGCCAAGGCGCAGCGGCAGGTCGAGGCCGAGATGGAGGCCGACCTTGCCACGCTCATGTCCGGGATCAATGCTCTCGCCGCCGGGCAGGGCCTGCGCTAA
- a CDS encoding PaaI family thioesterase: protein MLDAVPRPDFRIGAPDFARLAGMTGLDIMRGVVSGELPGPSIAETMNFWLVSADEGTVEFRGEPDGRHMNPLGLVHGGWAMTLLDSVLGCAVHTTCATGEGFVSMDTAVKFVRPLMPGMGQLRAVATVQTRGRRVANVEGRVEDLGGKVLALGTSTCFIQPLGG, encoded by the coding sequence ATGCTCGACGCAGTTCCAAGACCCGACTTCCGCATCGGCGCGCCCGATTTCGCGCGGCTCGCCGGGATGACCGGGCTCGACATCATGCGCGGCGTGGTCTCGGGCGAGCTTCCGGGGCCATCGATCGCCGAGACGATGAATTTCTGGCTGGTGTCGGCCGACGAGGGCACGGTCGAGTTTCGCGGCGAGCCCGACGGACGGCACATGAACCCGCTCGGGCTGGTGCACGGTGGCTGGGCGATGACGCTTCTGGACAGCGTACTGGGTTGCGCGGTGCATACGACCTGCGCAACCGGCGAGGGCTTCGTGTCGATGGACACGGCGGTGAAGTTCGTGCGCCCGCTGATGCCCGGCATGGGCCAGTTGCGCGCGGTCGCGACGGTGCAGACGCGCGGGCGGCGGGTGGCCAATGTCGAGGGCCGGGTGGAGGACCTTGGCGGCAAGGTGCTCGCCCTCGGAACGTCGACCTGCTTCATCCAGCCGCTCGGCGGATAG
- a CDS encoding ABC transporter ATP-binding protein yields MNDMTPMLEVRDLHAFYGKSHVLHGVNMQIMPGEVIALLGRNGVGRSTTAKAIMGEVAPKGEILFKGQPISGLESHKIARLGLGYVPESRDIFPTMTVRQNLVLGVKDMKNPGKYSIDQMLDMFPNLRARADNQAGVLSGGEKQMLTMCRTLMGDPDLIIIDEPTEGLAPKIVQQIGDMIAEIAKTGVAILLIEQKLSIALRIAHRVYVMGHGEIVYGGTPEDFRTRDDVRAEWLEV; encoded by the coding sequence ATGAACGACATGACCCCGATGCTCGAGGTGCGCGACCTCCACGCCTTCTATGGCAAATCCCACGTCCTTCACGGCGTGAACATGCAGATCATGCCGGGCGAGGTCATCGCGCTTCTGGGCCGCAACGGCGTCGGCCGCTCGACCACCGCCAAGGCGATCATGGGCGAGGTCGCGCCAAAGGGCGAGATCCTGTTCAAGGGACAGCCGATCTCGGGCCTGGAAAGCCACAAGATCGCGCGCCTTGGTCTGGGATACGTCCCCGAAAGCCGGGACATCTTCCCCACGATGACCGTGCGCCAGAACCTCGTCCTGGGCGTTAAGGACATGAAGAACCCCGGAAAATACTCGATCGACCAGATGCTCGACATGTTCCCCAACCTGCGCGCACGCGCCGACAATCAGGCGGGGGTGCTCTCGGGCGGCGAGAAACAGATGCTCACCATGTGCCGCACGCTCATGGGCGACCCCGACCTCATCATCATCGACGAGCCAACCGAGGGGCTCGCCCCCAAGATCGTGCAGCAGATCGGCGACATGATCGCCGAAATCGCGAAAACCGGGGTGGCCATCCTGCTGATCGAACAGAAGCTCTCCATCGCGCTCCGGATCGCCCATCGCGTCTATGTCATGGGACACGGCGAGATCGTCTATGGCGGCACGCCCGAGGATTTCCGCACCCGCGACGACGTGCGGGCGGAGTGGCTCGAGGTGTGA
- a CDS encoding ABC transporter ATP-binding protein, whose protein sequence is MSTPALKLEGLNKSFGPASIINDVNLTIEKGERHAIIGPNGAGKSTLFNLISGLYTPTSGTVSLNGEIVSGMPAHEINRRGLSRSFQVSNIFTNMTVRENVRCGVLHSMGQGYAFWKNIGANKPVQQKTAEILEQCGLIDKANVPASLLPYADQRSLEIAITIAGGADVILLDEPTAGMSNTETDRAIALIEKASVGKTLVIVEHDMNVVFGLADRISVLVYGEIIATGKPSEIRGDPRVIEAYLGEEAEDAA, encoded by the coding sequence ATGAGCACCCCCGCCCTCAAGCTCGAGGGGCTGAACAAGAGCTTCGGCCCCGCGAGCATCATCAACGACGTGAACCTCACCATCGAGAAAGGCGAACGCCACGCGATCATCGGCCCGAACGGCGCGGGGAAATCCACGCTCTTCAACCTGATCTCGGGCCTCTACACGCCCACCTCGGGAACCGTCAGCCTCAACGGCGAGATCGTGAGCGGTATGCCCGCACATGAGATCAACCGGCGCGGCCTGTCACGGTCCTTTCAGGTGTCCAACATCTTTACCAACATGACGGTGCGCGAAAACGTGCGCTGCGGCGTGCTGCATTCTATGGGACAAGGCTATGCCTTCTGGAAAAATATTGGTGCGAACAAACCGGTGCAGCAAAAGACAGCCGAAATCCTCGAGCAATGCGGGCTCATCGACAAGGCCAACGTGCCCGCCTCGCTCCTGCCCTATGCCGACCAGCGGTCTCTCGAAATCGCGATCACCATCGCGGGGGGCGCGGATGTGATCCTGCTCGACGAACCCACCGCGGGGATGTCCAACACCGAAACCGACCGCGCCATCGCGCTTATCGAGAAGGCCTCGGTCGGCAAGACGCTTGTCATCGTCGAACACGACATGAACGTGGTCTTCGGCCTCGCCGACCGGATATCGGTGCTGGTCTATGGCGAGATCATCGCCACCGGCAAACCGAGCGAGATCCGCGGCGACCCCCGGGTGATCGAAGCCTATCTCGGCGAAGAAGCGGAGGACGCCGCATGA
- a CDS encoding branched-chain amino acid ABC transporter permease, with translation MTDATTTYDLAPTTGAKFRQRTLPILIFAAILLAIPMVGPSRTMYTLMHQMGINIVFALSYNMILGKGGLLSFGHAVYFGLGGYLCMHALNWIEDGVGLWGSFPVFFIPVVGFAGGALAAAVIGWPSCRRAGTTFAMISLGIAELVYAGSYMFDSIFGGEQGVSGDRMNGPELFGLSLGPISDVYWFIAFWTVLGVIAMYAFTRTPLGKLSEATRDNAQRVQFIGYNPQTVRYFVFIAAGGFAGVAGGMAAVNYEIFTPINLSLAPSGFVLIMAYVGGITYFVGPIFGAILLTYMQSMMSDFTEAWLLYLGVLFIAIVMFAPRGIAGIVFGIWHGITGSEPSKYLGKLMMQLGGILLMLIGLIVLVEVSVRWSNGYGHVYEPFGLHLSHTDILTWIIVLAASAAGVALTRYANRSEEAAQ, from the coding sequence TTGACCGACGCCACCACCACCTACGACCTCGCCCCCACCACGGGTGCCAAGTTTCGCCAGCGCACGCTGCCGATCCTGATCTTCGCGGCCATCCTGCTGGCCATCCCGATGGTCGGTCCCAGCCGCACGATGTACACGCTCATGCACCAGATGGGCATCAACATCGTCTTCGCGCTCTCCTACAACATGATCCTTGGCAAGGGCGGGCTTCTGTCCTTCGGCCATGCCGTCTACTTCGGTCTCGGCGGCTATCTCTGCATGCATGCGCTTAACTGGATCGAGGACGGCGTGGGCCTCTGGGGCAGCTTCCCGGTGTTCTTCATCCCGGTCGTGGGCTTCGCGGGCGGCGCGCTCGCCGCTGCCGTCATCGGCTGGCCGTCCTGCCGCCGGGCCGGCACCACCTTCGCCATGATCTCGCTCGGGATCGCGGAACTGGTCTATGCGGGCTCCTACATGTTCGACTCCATCTTCGGCGGCGAACAGGGCGTCTCGGGCGACCGGATGAACGGTCCGGAGCTATTCGGCCTGTCGCTGGGCCCGATCTCGGACGTCTACTGGTTCATCGCCTTCTGGACCGTGCTCGGCGTCATCGCGATGTATGCCTTCACCCGGACGCCACTCGGCAAACTGTCCGAGGCGACCCGCGACAATGCCCAGCGCGTGCAGTTCATCGGCTACAACCCCCAGACCGTGCGTTACTTCGTCTTTATCGCGGCAGGCGGTTTCGCGGGCGTCGCAGGTGGCATGGCGGCGGTGAACTACGAGATCTTTACCCCGATCAACCTGTCATTGGCCCCCTCGGGTTTCGTCCTGATCATGGCCTATGTCGGCGGCATCACCTACTTCGTGGGGCCGATCTTCGGCGCGATCCTCCTGACCTACATGCAGTCGATGATGTCGGACTTCACCGAGGCGTGGCTCCTCTACCTTGGCGTGCTCTTCATCGCCATCGTGATGTTCGCGCCGCGCGGCATCGCCGGGATCGTGTTCGGCATCTGGCACGGGATCACCGGGTCGGAGCCGTCGAAGTATCTGGGCAAGCTGATGATGCAACTGGGCGGCATCCTCCTGATGCTCATCGGCCTCATCGTCCTCGTCGAGGTCTCGGTGCGCTGGTCCAACGGCTACGGCCATGTCTACGAGCCCTTCGGCCTGCACCTTAGTCACACCGACATCCTGACTTGGATCATCGTCCTCGCGGCGAGCGCGGCCGGCGTTGCGCTCACCCGTTATGCCAACCGTTCCGAGGAGGCCGCCCAATGA
- a CDS encoding branched-chain amino acid ABC transporter permease, translating into METIVFALLNGVIYGLLLFMLSSGLTLIFSMMGVLNFAHASFYMLGAYLAFTIMGATSFWIALFLAPVLVGLVGAVVERYGLRRVHANGHVAELLFTFGLAYLIEEVVKIIWGKTAVDYRIPDLLNFPAFTVYGASFPAYRMFMLVVAISMLVGLWLLLKKTRAGLIIQAALSHPNMVGHLGHNVPLIFMTVFGIGCALAGLAGVIAGNIFVTDPAMAIQMGPIVFVVVVVGGIGSLEGAFLASILIGLLQNFAVGINASFADIFGFLGLTEAMEVGQINISSLGPMLPFLLLVLILIFRPRGLMGEKEL; encoded by the coding sequence ATGGAAACCATCGTCTTCGCACTGCTCAACGGTGTGATCTATGGCCTGCTGCTCTTCATGCTGTCATCAGGCCTGACGCTCATCTTCTCGATGATGGGCGTGCTCAACTTCGCACATGCGAGCTTTTACATGCTCGGCGCCTATCTGGCCTTCACCATCATGGGGGCCACGAGTTTCTGGATCGCGCTTTTCCTCGCGCCCGTGCTCGTCGGGCTCGTCGGCGCCGTCGTCGAACGATACGGTTTGCGGCGCGTACATGCGAACGGCCATGTGGCGGAGCTTCTGTTCACATTCGGTCTCGCCTATCTCATCGAAGAGGTGGTCAAGATCATCTGGGGCAAGACGGCGGTCGACTACCGCATCCCCGATCTTCTGAATTTCCCGGCTTTCACCGTCTATGGCGCAAGCTTCCCGGCCTACCGCATGTTCATGCTGGTGGTCGCGATCTCGATGCTGGTGGGCCTGTGGCTCCTGCTCAAGAAAACCCGCGCCGGCCTCATTATCCAGGCCGCCCTGTCGCATCCCAACATGGTTGGTCACCTGGGCCATAACGTGCCGCTCATCTTCATGACCGTCTTCGGCATCGGCTGCGCGCTCGCGGGCCTCGCCGGTGTGATCGCGGGCAACATTTTCGTCACCGATCCGGCCATGGCGATCCAGATGGGTCCCATCGTCTTCGTGGTCGTTGTCGTGGGCGGGATCGGTTCGCTGGAAGGGGCCTTTCTCGCCTCGATCCTCATTGGCCTCCTGCAGAACTTCGCGGTCGGCATCAACGCGAGCTTCGCCGACATCTTCGGCTTTCTGGGTCTCACCGAGGCGATGGAGGTCGGCCAGATCAACATCTCGTCTCTCGGACCGATGCTGCCCTTCCTGCTGCTCGTCCTGATCCTGATCTTCCGCCCGCGCGGCCTCATGGGGGAGAAAGAGCTTTGA
- a CDS encoding branched-chain amino acid ABC transporter substrate-binding protein, producing the protein MNIRKTAILAVATSVIALTAANAETVKMAFIDPLSGPMGPSGEAAYTSFQLAAEHINANGGVNGNEIEIIGYDNKVDPKESLVQLQKAIDDGARFIFQGNGSSVAAAIIEAVNKHNARNPGEEVLFFNYAAVTPAFTNEMCSFWHFRFDAHADMKMAAITDYIKDNQDIEKVYLIGQDYVFGQAVADAAVSMLTEKRPDIEIVGNELHPLAKVTDFTPYIQKIISSEADAVITGNWGADMQLLMKAAAESGSDIPYLTFYGGSKGAVSSLGEGAIDRLYQVTEAITNLDASDEQYALIEEYKQRFPDYDYYYHRAWNAMDFFVAAAEKAGSVDPIPVAKALEGLSIEEAYGTATMRADDHQVQQNLYISTVSADVKYGVDNIDLGWKLVEGGKIDMASAEQPTNCEMERPE; encoded by the coding sequence ATGAATATTCGGAAAACTGCCATTCTGGCGGTGGCGACTTCTGTTATCGCGCTCACGGCGGCCAACGCCGAGACGGTCAAGATGGCCTTCATCGACCCGCTTTCGGGCCCCATGGGTCCGTCGGGAGAAGCCGCCTATACGAGCTTTCAACTCGCCGCGGAGCACATCAACGCCAATGGCGGCGTGAACGGCAACGAGATCGAGATCATCGGCTACGACAACAAGGTGGACCCCAAGGAAAGCCTCGTCCAGCTTCAGAAGGCCATCGACGACGGCGCGCGCTTCATCTTCCAGGGCAACGGATCGTCGGTCGCGGCCGCGATCATCGAAGCGGTGAACAAGCACAACGCGCGCAACCCGGGCGAAGAGGTGCTGTTCTTCAACTACGCCGCCGTGACGCCCGCCTTTACCAATGAAATGTGCAGCTTCTGGCATTTCCGCTTCGATGCGCACGCCGACATGAAGATGGCGGCGATCACCGATTACATCAAAGACAATCAGGACATCGAAAAGGTCTACCTGATCGGGCAGGACTATGTGTTCGGACAGGCCGTGGCCGACGCCGCGGTTAGCATGCTGACCGAGAAACGCCCCGACATCGAGATCGTCGGGAACGAGCTCCACCCGCTCGCCAAAGTTACCGACTTCACGCCCTACATCCAGAAGATCATCTCGTCCGAAGCCGACGCGGTCATCACCGGCAACTGGGGCGCGGACATGCAGCTTCTCATGAAGGCCGCCGCGGAGTCGGGCTCCGACATTCCCTATCTGACCTTCTATGGCGGCTCGAAGGGCGCCGTGTCTTCGCTCGGCGAAGGGGCCATCGACCGGCTCTATCAGGTCACCGAAGCCATCACGAACCTCGACGCCTCGGACGAGCAATATGCCCTGATCGAGGAATACAAGCAGCGCTTCCCGGACTATGACTACTATTACCACCGGGCCTGGAACGCGATGGACTTCTTCGTGGCCGCCGCCGAGAAGGCCGGCTCCGTGGACCCGATCCCGGTCGCCAAGGCGCTTGAAGGTCTGTCGATCGAAGAAGCCTACGGCACTGCGACCATGCGCGCGGACGACCATCAGGTGCAGCAAAACCTCTATATCTCGACCGTTTCGGCGGACGTGAAATACGGCGTCGACAACATCGACCTCGGCTGGAAACTGGTGGAGGGCGGCAAGATCGACATGGCCTCGGCCGAGCAGCCCACCAACTGTGAGATGGAACGCCCCGAGTAA